Part of the Nocardia farcinica genome, GTCGGACTCGGCGCGCGCTGCGCGCAACCCGCGGGCACGCAGGAACTCGCCTGCCGCGGTTGCCTGTTCGCGGCTGCTCTCGAAGAACACGGTGCCCCCCGGAGCCAGCCAGTCGGGCGCGGCCGCGGCGACGCGGCGGAAGACGTCGAGCCCGTCGGCGCCCCCGTCGAGGGCGGCGCGCGGCTCGTGGTCGCGCGCCTCCGGCGGCATGCCGGCGATGCCCGCGGTCGGGACGTAGGGGACGTTGGCGAGCAGGATGTCGATGCGGCCGCGCAGGTCGGTGGGCAGCGCGTCGAACAGGTCGCCTTCGTGCACCGTGCCGTGACCGGCGAGGTTGCCGCGCGCACAGTGCACCGCGGTCGGATCGACGTCGGCGGCCGTGAGTTCCACGGTGCGGCCGTGGGCGCGCATCTCCGTCGCGAACGCCAGTCCGAGCGCGCCGCAGCCGCAGCAGAGGTCCACCACGCACAGCGTCCCCGGCCGCTCCCGCGCGACCGCGAGGGCGGTGTCGACGAGGAACGCGGTCCGGCGGCGCGGCACGAAGACGCCCGGTCGCACGGCCACCCGCAAGCCACGGAACTCCGCCCACCCCACCACGTACTCCAGCGGCGTGCCCGACACCCGCTGCCGCACCAGCTCCGCCAGCGGTGTGCCGGTCTCGGCGGCGGCGTCGGTGAGCAGGGCCGCCTCCTCCTCGGCGAAGACACAGCCCGCCGCCCGCAGGCGCGCCACCACCTCGGCGTCCACATGTCGCATCCGTTCATCCTGGGGTCGACCGCACCGTGCGCGCCACCGGATATGCGCGACCGCCGAACGCGGCGAGCTGTGCGGGCCGGGCGTGCCGGGGTCGATCCGGGTCGCGGGTGGGGGAGATCGCGATGGTGCTCGTCGCGCAGGCGTAGTGCGGTGCATACGGGGTAGGCGGCCTGATGAGCACCCACTTCGACGAATGGAGGCGTCATGAGAGACGTCGACGACACAGTTCCTGCCGACCGTGGCCGTCCGCTGCGCATTCCCCGGAGCCGGGGAGCTCTCGGCGGCCTCGCGGTACTGCTGCTGGGCGTCTGGGGCGCGCTGATCCCGTTCATCGGGCCGTCCTTCGATTTCGCGTTCACCCCCGACGAGCCGTGGACGTGGACGGCGGCGCGCGGCTGGCTCGAGGTACTGCCCGGTGTCGCCGCGATCATCGGCGGATTGCTCATGTTGGCCAGCCGCAACCGGCTGGTGGCGAGCTTCGGCGCGTGGCTGGCGGTCGCGGCGGGCGTGTGGTTCGTGATCGGGCCGGTCCTGGCGGAGCCGCTGGGGATCGGCTCGGCCGGTGACCCGGTGGCCGCGTCCGACGGGAAACGGGCGCTGCTGCACCTCACCTACTTCTCCGGCCTCGGCGCGCTGATCCTGTTCTTCGCCGCGACGTCGCTGGGCCGGTTGTCGGTGCGCAGCGTCCGCGACATCGCCTTCGCCCGGCGCGAGGTGGATGCCGGGGCGGTCGCCGACCGGCAGCGCCGCGTGGTCGACGCGCCGAGAACCGAGGGAACGGCCCCGTGGACCGGGCCCGCGGCGGGCCCGCGCCCGAACTACCCCGGGCTGCATCCCGGCGGGTGATCGGCGCCTTCGGCAGTCGGCCGGACGGAGCCCCGGGTCCGGCCGGCCGACTCAGCGCGAGGTGGCGAGCTGGAAGGTGCGGGTGGCGTCGAGGTAGATGCCGCGCTGGGCGTGCCGGGGCGGCGGCGGGAGCTGCGAGACCAGCTGTTCCAGCGAGGTCATCGCACCCACCACGGGAATGCCCGCCACGATGAAATCGGCGACCGCACGGCGGATGTGGTTCGGCGAGGTGACCACGACGGCGCTGCTCGCGCCGATGTCACGCAGCAGCCGGGTGCTGAACAGCGCGTTCTGCACGGTCGACCCGGCGCGGTTCTCGACGTGGATGCGGGCGGCGGGCAGGCCGCGTCCGACCAGCCAGTTGCGCATCGCCTCGGCCTCGGTGATGCCGTTCTGCGGATTCCCGCCCGTCACGACGACGGGGGAGAAGGGGGAGGCGATCGCCTGGATCCAGGCGGCGGTGAGCCGGTTGACCAGCTCGGGCCGGAGCGAGCCGTCCGGCAGCAGGCCGTAGCCGAGCACCACGATGCCGGTCTGCGGACCCACCAGGGCGGGCAGCGGATTCGGCAGGGTGCCCGCGGCGGCGCCGATCGCGTGCAGCACGTGATGTGTGCCGCCGGCCAGGCCGGGGTCGACGACCTGGAGCCGGGCCAGCGCGTCGGCCGTGGCGGGGACGTCGCCGGCGTAGTGCGACCAGATGGCCTGCAGCGAGAGTGCTTCCGCGTCGGCCGGGTCGATCGCGAGCAGCGCGCGCAGGTCGGCGCGTCC contains:
- a CDS encoding putative protein N(5)-glutamine methyltransferase, which gives rise to MRHVDAEVVARLRAAGCVFAEEEAALLTDAAAETGTPLAELVRQRVSGTPLEYVVGWAEFRGLRVAVRPGVFVPRRRTAFLVDTALAVARERPGTLCVVDLCCGCGALGLAFATEMRAHGRTVELTAADVDPTAVHCARGNLAGHGTVHEGDLFDALPTDLRGRIDILLANVPYVPTAGIAGMPPEARDHEPRAALDGGADGLDVFRRVAAAAPDWLAPGGTVFFESSREQATAAGEFLRARGLRAARAESDERYATVVTGTR
- a CDS encoding ElyC/SanA/YdcF family protein, with translation MKISRQWKSLVAAGFAALTLSGLAGAPAQAAPETDALYNSAQRHFTDGNDGAGRADLRALLAIDPADAEALSLQAIWSHYAGDVPATADALARLQVVDPGLAGGTHHVLHAIGAAAGTLPNPLPALVGPQTGIVVLGYGLLPDGSLRPELVNRLTAAWIQAIASPFSPVVVTGGNPQNGITEAEAMRNWLVGRGLPAARIHVENRAGSTVQNALFSTRLLRDIGASSAVVVTSPNHIRRAVADFIVAGIPVVGAMTSLEQLVSQLPPPPRHAQRGIYLDATRTFQLATSR